In Electrophorus electricus isolate fEleEle1 chromosome 12, fEleEle1.pri, whole genome shotgun sequence, a single window of DNA contains:
- the LOC113572487 gene encoding lysozyme g-like isoform X2, translated as MASIFGDVMKIDTTGASDQTAHQDKLTVSGVEASYKLAENDLKMMDQYKSIITKVGRAMQMDPAMIAAIISRESRAGAVLVNGWGDHGNGFGLMQVDKRYHTPKGAWNSEDHLTQGIEILIDFIKAIKKKFPSWSKEHQFKGGISAYNAGVGNVRTYERMDIGTTGNDYANDVVARAKYYKCHGY; from the exons ATGG CTTCCATTTTTGGAGACGTCATGAAGATCGACACAACTGGAGCATCTGACCAAACAGCTCACCAGGACAAACTCACTGTATCAG GGGTGGAAGCCTCTTACAAACTGGCTGAGAATGATCTGAAGATGATGGACCAGTACAAGAGCATCATCACCAAAGTTGGGAGAGCCATGCAGATGGACCCGGCTATGATTGCAGCCATCATATCCAGAGAGTCAAGGGCTGGAGCAGTGCTCGTGAATGGCTGGGGTGACCACGGCAATGGCTTTGGACTCATGCAG GTTGACAAGCGTTACCATACTCCAAAGGGTGCATGGAACAGTGAGGACCATCTCACACAAGGCATTGAGATTCTCATTGATTTCATTaaggcaattaaaaaaaaattcccaagCTGGTCCAAGGAACACCAGTTTAAAG GAGGAATATCGGCCTATAATGCCGGAGTAGGGAATGTCCGCACATATGAGAGGATGGACATCGGTACCACTGGGAATGATTATGCCAATGATGTGGTAGCCAGGGCCAAGTATTACAAGTGTCATGGTTACTGA
- the LOC113572487 gene encoding lysozyme g-like isoform X1 yields the protein MGMHLIFYMSLLASIFGDVMKIDTTGASDQTAHQDKLTVSGVEASYKLAENDLKMMDQYKSIITKVGRAMQMDPAMIAAIISRESRAGAVLVNGWGDHGNGFGLMQVDKRYHTPKGAWNSEDHLTQGIEILIDFIKAIKKKFPSWSKEHQFKGGISAYNAGVGNVRTYERMDIGTTGNDYANDVVARAKYYKCHGY from the exons ATGG GCATGCATTTGATCTTTTACATGTCACTGCTAGCTTCCATTTTTGGAGACGTCATGAAGATCGACACAACTGGAGCATCTGACCAAACAGCTCACCAGGACAAACTCACTGTATCAG GGGTGGAAGCCTCTTACAAACTGGCTGAGAATGATCTGAAGATGATGGACCAGTACAAGAGCATCATCACCAAAGTTGGGAGAGCCATGCAGATGGACCCGGCTATGATTGCAGCCATCATATCCAGAGAGTCAAGGGCTGGAGCAGTGCTCGTGAATGGCTGGGGTGACCACGGCAATGGCTTTGGACTCATGCAG GTTGACAAGCGTTACCATACTCCAAAGGGTGCATGGAACAGTGAGGACCATCTCACACAAGGCATTGAGATTCTCATTGATTTCATTaaggcaattaaaaaaaaattcccaagCTGGTCCAAGGAACACCAGTTTAAAG GAGGAATATCGGCCTATAATGCCGGAGTAGGGAATGTCCGCACATATGAGAGGATGGACATCGGTACCACTGGGAATGATTATGCCAATGATGTGGTAGCCAGGGCCAAGTATTACAAGTGTCATGGTTACTGA
- the ids gene encoding iduronate 2-sulfatase isoform X2, with protein sequence MNKSRMFSKTLIWLSVLILQFIEPRVFAKGKLNVLYIIADDLRPTLGCYSDPVVKSPNIDLLASKSTVFFNAYAQQAVCGPSRTSFLTSRRPDTTKLYDFNSYWRVSAGNYTTLPQYFKSNGYITMSVGKVFHPGIASNHTDDYPYSWSVPPYHPPSFSYEKRKVCKDKDGTLHSNLLCSVNVSEMPLGTLPDLENTAEAIRLLKSMKDLGNPFFLAVGFYKPHIPFRIPQEYLKLYPIENMTLAPDPEVPKKLPEVAYNPWTDIRKREDVQALNISFPYGPIPKDFQLRIRQHYFASVSYVDAQVGKILQALEDLDLAKQTIVVFTSDHGWALGEHGEWAKYSNFDVATRVPLVVYAPGMTWPLQEDRMFSYVDVFNSAAEQPAEAYGVHGMVELVDVFPTVASLAGLPPPRRCPFPSFQVELCTEGFSLASLLDRHLRPTSHHAYAHSQYPRPSDSIRPDSDLPALADIRIMGYSLRSSDYRYTLWVGFDPKTFRANMTDVHAGNCWAL encoded by the exons ATGAATAAGTCAAGGATGTTCTCCAAGACCCTTATTTGGCTGTCTGTCTTGATCTTACAATTTATAGAACCGCGTGTATTTGCAAAAG GGAAACTAAATGTATTGTACATTATAGCTGATGATTTGAGACCAACGTTGGGTTGTTACTCTGATCCAGTTGTGAAGTCACCAAACATTGATCTTCTAGCATCTAAAAGCACGGTGTTCTTCAACGCTTATGCGCAG CAAGCTGTGTGTGGACCTAGTAGGACCTCTTTTCTAACCAGTCGAAGACCAGACACCACCAAACTGTATGACTTCAACTCCTACTGGAGAGTTAGTGCAGGAAACTACACCACACTCCCACAGTATTTTAAATCGAATGGGTACATTACAATGTCTGTGGGGAAGGTTTTCCATCCAG GCATTGCGTCCAATCACACGGATGATTACCCATACAGCTGGTCTGTACCACCATATCATCCGCCATCTTTCAGCTATGAAAAGAGGAag GTTTGTAAGGACAAAGATGGCACGCTCCACAGCAACTTGCTTTGCTCTGTAAATGTGTCTGAGATGCCTCTGGGTACTCTACCTGACCTGGAGAACACAGCTGAGGCCATAAGGTTGCTCAAGTCTATGAAGGATTTGGGGAATCCCTTCTTCTTAGCAGTGGGCTTCTATAAACCTCACATCCCCTTCAGGATCCCACAG GAGTACCTCAAGCTCTATCCCATTGAGAACATGACACTTGCGCCAGACCCGGAAGTTCCCAAAAAGCTTCCTGAAGTGGCATATAACCCCTGGACTGACATTCGGAAGAGAGAGGATGTCCAGGCTCTGAATATTAGCTTTCCCTATGGACCAATCCCTAAAGACTTCCAG CTGCGTATCCGACAGCACTATTTTGCATCAGTGTCTTATGTGGATGCCCAGGTTGGGAAGATCCTGCAGGCCCTTGAGGACCTGGACTTGGCCAAGCAGACGATTGTGGTGTTCACCTCAGATCACG GCTGGGCCTTAGGCGAGCATGGTGAATGGGCTAAGTACAGCAACTTTGACGTGGCCACCCGCGTGCCGCTGGTGGTGTACGCACCGGGAATGACCTGGCCCTTGCAGGAGGACAGGATGTTCTCATACGTGGATGTGTTCAACAGCGCAGCAGAGCAGCCAGCCGAAG CCTACGGGGTGCACGGAATGGTGGAGCTGGTGGACGTCTTCCCAACAGTGGCCTCCCTGGCGGGGCTGCCCCCCCCTCGCAGATGCCCTTTCCCCTCCTTCCAGGTCGAGCTTTGCACAGAAGGCTTCAGCCTGGCCTCCCTCCTGGATCGCCACTTGCGACCGACCAGCCACCACGCCTATGCCCACAGCCAGTACCCCCGCCCCTCCGACTCCATCCGGCCCGACTCAGACCTGCCGGCCTTAGCTGACATCCGGATCATGGGCTACTCGTTGCGCTCCAGCGACTATCGCTACACCTTGTGGGTGGGCTTTGACCCCAAGACCTTCCGGGCCAACATGACGGACGTGCATGCGG gCAATTGCTGGGCACTGTGA
- the ids gene encoding iduronate 2-sulfatase isoform X1: MNKSRMFSKTLIWLSVLILQFIEPRVFAKGKLNVLYIIADDLRPTLGCYSDPVVKSPNIDLLASKSTVFFNAYAQQAVCGPSRTSFLTSRRPDTTKLYDFNSYWRVSAGNYTTLPQYFKSNGYITMSVGKVFHPGIASNHTDDYPYSWSVPPYHPPSFSYEKRKVCKDKDGTLHSNLLCSVNVSEMPLGTLPDLENTAEAIRLLKSMKDLGNPFFLAVGFYKPHIPFRIPQEYLKLYPIENMTLAPDPEVPKKLPEVAYNPWTDIRKREDVQALNISFPYGPIPKDFQLRIRQHYFASVSYVDAQVGKILQALEDLDLAKQTIVVFTSDHGWALGEHGEWAKYSNFDVATRVPLVVYAPGMTWPLQEDRMFSYVDVFNSAAEQPAEAYGVHGMVELVDVFPTVASLAGLPPPRRCPFPSFQVELCTEGFSLASLLDRHLRPTSHHAYAHSQYPRPSDSIRPDSDLPALADIRIMGYSLRSSDYRYTLWVGFDPKTFRANMTDVHAGELYFLAEDPGEDHNLFDELNHGMMIRKLGAQHSWAENLKQYLLYFSAVSKLKWTL, translated from the exons ATGAATAAGTCAAGGATGTTCTCCAAGACCCTTATTTGGCTGTCTGTCTTGATCTTACAATTTATAGAACCGCGTGTATTTGCAAAAG GGAAACTAAATGTATTGTACATTATAGCTGATGATTTGAGACCAACGTTGGGTTGTTACTCTGATCCAGTTGTGAAGTCACCAAACATTGATCTTCTAGCATCTAAAAGCACGGTGTTCTTCAACGCTTATGCGCAG CAAGCTGTGTGTGGACCTAGTAGGACCTCTTTTCTAACCAGTCGAAGACCAGACACCACCAAACTGTATGACTTCAACTCCTACTGGAGAGTTAGTGCAGGAAACTACACCACACTCCCACAGTATTTTAAATCGAATGGGTACATTACAATGTCTGTGGGGAAGGTTTTCCATCCAG GCATTGCGTCCAATCACACGGATGATTACCCATACAGCTGGTCTGTACCACCATATCATCCGCCATCTTTCAGCTATGAAAAGAGGAag GTTTGTAAGGACAAAGATGGCACGCTCCACAGCAACTTGCTTTGCTCTGTAAATGTGTCTGAGATGCCTCTGGGTACTCTACCTGACCTGGAGAACACAGCTGAGGCCATAAGGTTGCTCAAGTCTATGAAGGATTTGGGGAATCCCTTCTTCTTAGCAGTGGGCTTCTATAAACCTCACATCCCCTTCAGGATCCCACAG GAGTACCTCAAGCTCTATCCCATTGAGAACATGACACTTGCGCCAGACCCGGAAGTTCCCAAAAAGCTTCCTGAAGTGGCATATAACCCCTGGACTGACATTCGGAAGAGAGAGGATGTCCAGGCTCTGAATATTAGCTTTCCCTATGGACCAATCCCTAAAGACTTCCAG CTGCGTATCCGACAGCACTATTTTGCATCAGTGTCTTATGTGGATGCCCAGGTTGGGAAGATCCTGCAGGCCCTTGAGGACCTGGACTTGGCCAAGCAGACGATTGTGGTGTTCACCTCAGATCACG GCTGGGCCTTAGGCGAGCATGGTGAATGGGCTAAGTACAGCAACTTTGACGTGGCCACCCGCGTGCCGCTGGTGGTGTACGCACCGGGAATGACCTGGCCCTTGCAGGAGGACAGGATGTTCTCATACGTGGATGTGTTCAACAGCGCAGCAGAGCAGCCAGCCGAAG CCTACGGGGTGCACGGAATGGTGGAGCTGGTGGACGTCTTCCCAACAGTGGCCTCCCTGGCGGGGCTGCCCCCCCCTCGCAGATGCCCTTTCCCCTCCTTCCAGGTCGAGCTTTGCACAGAAGGCTTCAGCCTGGCCTCCCTCCTGGATCGCCACTTGCGACCGACCAGCCACCACGCCTATGCCCACAGCCAGTACCCCCGCCCCTCCGACTCCATCCGGCCCGACTCAGACCTGCCGGCCTTAGCTGACATCCGGATCATGGGCTACTCGTTGCGCTCCAGCGACTATCGCTACACCTTGTGGGTGGGCTTTGACCCCAAGACCTTCCGGGCCAACATGACGGACGTGCATGCGGGTGAGCTTTATTTCCTCGCCGAGGACCCGGGGGAGGACCACAACCTGTTTGATGAGCTCAACCACGGCATGATGATAAGGAAGCTGGGGGCACAGCACTCATGGGCTGAGAACCTGAAACAGTACCTACTGTATTTCAGCGCAGTGTCTAAGTTGAAGTGGACTCTGTGA